A window from Ramlibacter pinisoli encodes these proteins:
- a CDS encoding Rieske (2Fe-2S) protein, with product MDGIPLCNSKDLVDGSVAVPFDVVYAGQTCRAFAVRWQGQVHAYLNRCAHVAMELDWQPDRFFDDSGQWLLCSTHGAVYRPDTGACAGGPCRGGLVKIALTELDGVVRWHTAFNLQPVAF from the coding sequence ATGGACGGCATTCCCCTTTGCAACAGCAAGGACCTGGTCGACGGCAGCGTTGCCGTCCCGTTCGACGTGGTCTACGCCGGCCAGACCTGCCGCGCCTTCGCGGTGCGCTGGCAGGGGCAGGTGCACGCCTACCTGAACCGCTGCGCCCACGTGGCGATGGAACTGGACTGGCAGCCCGACCGTTTCTTCGACGACAGCGGGCAATGGTTGCTGTGCTCCACCCATGGCGCCGTGTACCGTCCCGACACCGGTGCCTGTGCCGGCGGGCCGTGCCGGGGCGGGCTGGTGAAGATCGCCCTGACCGAGCTCGACGGTGTGGTCCGCTGGCATACTGCCTTTAACTTGCAACCTGTTGCCTTCTGA
- a CDS encoding YceD family protein, producing MKRQFTPARLDVRAFAEDGAALSGHGRVGDFTRLAGEAAGRGNERPLAWSAEGELRNPHHVHPEVWLHLKADTVLPMTCQRCLEPVDVPLAVDRSFRFVADEETAAAEDDEAEEDLLAISRTFDLPGLVEDELLMEVPVVPRHDVCPTSVRLSAEDPDFEAARPENPFARLKVLKDGG from the coding sequence ATGAAACGGCAGTTCACTCCCGCGCGGCTGGACGTGCGGGCGTTCGCGGAGGACGGCGCAGCGCTGTCCGGTCACGGGCGCGTCGGCGACTTCACGCGCCTGGCCGGCGAGGCCGCCGGTCGCGGCAACGAACGGCCACTGGCCTGGTCCGCCGAAGGCGAGCTGCGCAATCCGCACCACGTGCATCCGGAGGTCTGGCTGCACCTGAAGGCCGATACGGTCCTGCCCATGACCTGCCAGCGCTGTTTGGAGCCGGTCGACGTGCCGCTCGCTGTCGACCGTTCGTTCCGCTTCGTCGCCGACGAGGAGACCGCCGCCGCCGAGGACGACGAGGCCGAGGAGGACCTGCTCGCGATCAGCCGCACCTTCGACCTGCCGGGGCTGGTCGAGGACGAACTGCTGATGGAGGTGCCGGTCGTGCCGCGCCACGACGTCTGCCCGACGTCCGTGCGGCTGTCGGCCGAGGATCCGGATTTCGAGGCGGCCCGGCCGGAGAATCCGTTCGCCCGCCTGAAGGTCCTGAAGGACGGCGGTTAG
- the rpmF gene encoding 50S ribosomal protein L32 has translation MAVQQNKKSPSKRGMHRSHNALTVPGIAVEPTTGETHLRHHISPTGFYRGRKVLKTKNDA, from the coding sequence ATGGCCGTCCAGCAAAACAAGAAGTCCCCCTCCAAGCGGGGCATGCACCGTTCGCACAATGCCCTGACGGTGCCGGGCATCGCCGTGGAGCCCACCACCGGCGAAACCCACCTGCGCCACCACATCAGCCCGACCGGCTTCTACCGCGGCCGCAAGGTGCTCAAGACCAAGAACGACGCCTGA
- a CDS encoding Maf family protein: MPEALATPRALVLGSTSRYRRELLERLGLPFEVAAPDVDETPRPGETPQALARRLALAKAMAVAQRFPQAIVIGSDQVADLDGQALGKPGDHARATDQLRLMRGRAVVFHTALAVVCQATSFQQEDIAPVRVLFRPLTDAEIERYLQREQPYDCAGSARSEALGIALLDAIDSDDPTALVGLPLIRTCRMLRAAGLQVP; this comes from the coding sequence ATGCCCGAAGCCCTCGCCACGCCCCGCGCACTCGTCCTCGGCTCGACTTCCCGCTACCGCCGCGAACTGCTGGAGCGGCTGGGCCTGCCGTTCGAGGTGGCGGCGCCCGACGTCGACGAAACGCCACGGCCCGGCGAGACACCGCAGGCCCTGGCACGACGGCTCGCGCTGGCCAAGGCCATGGCCGTGGCCCAGCGCTTCCCGCAGGCCATCGTCATCGGGTCCGACCAGGTCGCCGACCTCGACGGCCAGGCGCTGGGCAAGCCAGGCGACCATGCGCGGGCAACCGACCAGCTGCGGCTCATGCGCGGCCGGGCCGTGGTCTTCCACACCGCATTGGCCGTGGTCTGCCAGGCGACGAGCTTCCAGCAGGAAGACATCGCGCCGGTGCGGGTGCTCTTCCGGCCGCTCACCGACGCCGAGATCGAGCGTTACCTGCAGCGGGAACAACCGTACGACTGTGCCGGCAGCGCCAGGAGCGAAGCCCTGGGCATCGCCCTGCTGGACGCGATCGACAGCGATGACCCGACGGCACTGGTCGGCCTGCCGCTGATCCGCACCTGCCGCATGCTGCGCGCGGCCGGCCTGCAGGTGCCCTGA
- a CDS encoding S49 family peptidase: MSDPLTPGEPPVQDPLPPPAAPAATSPSGLRAGWERETMERLLFATLAEQRRARRWRTFTRLAWLLFFAALFWNFFYRGAPKADKSLPHTAVVEIKGEIANGADASAEFVVAALRAAFEDEGAKGIVLLINSPGGSPVQAGIINDEIRRLRAKYNKPVYTVVEESCASAAYYIAAASDRIYVDKASIVGSIGVLMDGFGFTSLMDKLGVERRLLTAGENKGFLDPFSPQTDKQRDYAQAMLDQIHKQFIDAVKAGRGKRLKESPELFTGLFWTGQQAVEMGLADQMANLDFVAREVIKAEELVDYTRRDNVAERLAKKFGAAIGEGAVRAVHAVPAIR, translated from the coding sequence ATGAGCGACCCGCTGACACCCGGTGAACCGCCGGTGCAAGACCCGCTGCCGCCTCCGGCCGCGCCCGCGGCCACGAGCCCCTCCGGCCTGAGGGCGGGCTGGGAACGCGAGACGATGGAGCGCCTGCTGTTCGCCACGCTGGCCGAGCAGCGGCGGGCACGACGCTGGCGCACGTTCACGCGCCTGGCCTGGCTGCTGTTCTTCGCGGCGCTGTTCTGGAACTTCTTCTACCGGGGCGCGCCGAAGGCCGACAAGTCGCTGCCGCACACGGCGGTGGTGGAGATCAAGGGCGAGATCGCCAACGGCGCCGACGCCAGCGCGGAGTTCGTGGTCGCGGCCCTGCGCGCCGCCTTCGAGGACGAGGGCGCCAAGGGCATCGTGCTGCTGATCAACTCGCCCGGCGGCAGCCCGGTGCAGGCCGGCATCATCAACGACGAGATCCGGCGCCTGCGCGCCAAGTACAACAAGCCGGTCTATACGGTGGTCGAGGAGTCGTGCGCCTCGGCGGCGTACTACATCGCCGCCGCCAGCGATCGCATCTACGTGGACAAGGCCAGCATCGTCGGCAGCATCGGCGTGCTGATGGACGGCTTCGGCTTCACCAGCCTGATGGACAAGCTCGGTGTCGAGCGGCGCCTCCTGACCGCGGGCGAGAACAAGGGCTTCCTCGACCCGTTCAGCCCCCAGACCGACAAGCAGCGCGACTACGCGCAGGCCATGCTCGACCAGATCCACAAGCAGTTCATCGACGCCGTCAAGGCCGGCCGCGGCAAGCGTCTGAAGGAGTCGCCGGAGCTGTTCACCGGCCTCTTCTGGACCGGCCAGCAGGCCGTCGAGATGGGCCTGGCCGACCAGATGGCCAACCTCGACTTCGTCGCCCGCGAGGTGATCAAGGCCGAGGAACTGGTCGACTACACGCGCCGCGACAACGTGGCCGAGCGGCTGGCCAAGAAGTTCGGCGCCGCCATCGGCGAGGGCGCGGTGCGCGCCGTGCACGCCGTGCCGGCGATCCGCTAA
- a CDS encoding SAM-dependent methyltransferase — protein MPGKLYLVPAPLDFGCAEQAPLADSLPTATLLVAARLGHWIAENAKTTRAYLKRVGAVHPLAQPLQSLSIVELPREVHKKGDHAGGFDARPLLAPALEGHDVGLVSEAGMPAVADPGSSVVRAAHASGITVVPLVGPVSLLLALAASGLNGQSFAFVGYLPQQPGPRLQRLHELEALAQRTGQTQLFIETPYRNPALWQALLDGLRPQTRLAVASGLTLPDAMVRADAVAQWRRAPCPVTADRPAVFLLGADA, from the coding sequence ATGCCTGGCAAGCTCTACCTGGTGCCGGCGCCGCTCGACTTCGGCTGTGCCGAGCAGGCGCCGCTGGCCGACAGCCTGCCCACGGCCACGCTGCTGGTCGCTGCACGGCTGGGCCACTGGATCGCCGAGAACGCCAAGACCACCCGCGCCTACCTCAAGCGGGTGGGAGCCGTGCACCCCCTGGCCCAGCCGCTGCAGTCGCTCTCGATCGTGGAACTGCCGCGCGAGGTGCACAAGAAGGGCGACCATGCCGGCGGCTTCGACGCCCGGCCGCTGCTGGCTCCCGCGCTCGAGGGCCACGACGTCGGGCTGGTGAGCGAGGCTGGCATGCCGGCGGTGGCCGACCCGGGCTCGTCGGTCGTGCGCGCCGCCCATGCGAGCGGCATCACCGTGGTCCCCCTGGTCGGGCCGGTGTCGCTGCTGCTGGCACTGGCGGCCAGCGGCCTGAACGGGCAGTCGTTCGCCTTCGTCGGCTACCTGCCGCAGCAACCCGGGCCGAGGCTGCAGCGCCTGCACGAGCTGGAGGCGCTGGCCCAGCGCACCGGCCAGACCCAGCTGTTCATCGAGACGCCATACCGCAATCCGGCCCTGTGGCAGGCGCTGCTGGATGGCCTGCGTCCGCAGACCCGGCTGGCCGTGGCCAGCGGCCTGACCTTGCCCGATGCCATGGTGCGGGCCGACGCCGTGGCCCAGTGGAGGCGAGCGCCCTGCCCCGTGACGGCCGACCGGCCGGCGGTGTTCCTGCTGGGAGCCGACGCTTAG
- a CDS encoding RluA family pseudouridine synthase, producing MKRIIGAAAAGTQPAVKTVAVGEESAGQRLDNFLLRELKGVPKTHVYRIIRSGEVRVNKGRAAADTRVEAGDVVRVPPVRLPERVTDAAARPAPAREFPILLEDDHLLALDKPAGVAVHGGSGVSFGVIEQLRQARPQARFLELVHRLDRETSGVLLVAKRRSALTRLQDQFRGRETGKTYLALVVGAWPANKKVIDAPLHKYLLAGDDAAAGERRVKVVAKDDPDGMRSITLVKVSRRLGAYTLLEVTIKTGRTHQIRVHLASQGHPIAGDDKYGDFDLNKALQRQGLKRMFLHAWRLQFQHPATAEPVALEAPLPPDLQSFAERHAQPTAAPL from the coding sequence GTGAAACGCATTATAGGGGCCGCAGCGGCCGGCACCCAGCCCGCCGTCAAGACCGTCGCGGTGGGTGAGGAATCGGCCGGCCAGCGCCTCGACAACTTCCTGCTGCGCGAGCTCAAGGGGGTTCCCAAGACCCACGTCTACCGGATCATCCGCAGCGGTGAGGTCCGGGTGAACAAGGGGCGGGCGGCCGCCGACACCCGGGTGGAAGCCGGCGACGTGGTGCGGGTGCCGCCGGTGCGGCTGCCCGAGCGCGTCACCGACGCCGCCGCCCGGCCGGCTCCGGCCCGCGAGTTTCCCATCCTGCTCGAGGACGACCACCTGCTGGCCCTGGACAAGCCGGCCGGCGTGGCGGTGCACGGCGGCAGCGGCGTGAGCTTCGGCGTGATCGAGCAGTTGCGCCAGGCGCGGCCGCAGGCCCGGTTCCTGGAACTGGTGCACCGGCTGGACCGCGAGACCTCGGGCGTGCTGCTGGTCGCCAAGCGCCGCTCGGCCCTGACCCGGCTGCAGGACCAGTTCCGCGGCCGCGAGACCGGCAAGACCTACCTGGCGCTGGTCGTGGGGGCCTGGCCGGCCAACAAGAAGGTGATCGACGCCCCCCTGCACAAGTACCTGCTGGCCGGCGACGATGCCGCGGCGGGCGAGCGGCGGGTGAAGGTGGTGGCCAAGGACGACCCGGACGGCATGCGGTCGATCACGCTGGTGAAGGTGTCGCGGCGGCTGGGGGCCTACACGCTGCTGGAAGTCACCATCAAGACCGGGCGCACCCACCAGATCCGCGTGCACCTGGCGTCGCAGGGACATCCCATCGCCGGCGACGACAAGTACGGCGACTTCGACCTGAACAAGGCCCTGCAGCGGCAGGGCCTCAAGCGCATGTTCCTGCATGCGTGGCGATTACAGTTCCAGCATCCGGCCACGGCCGAACCCGTCGCGCTCGAAGCGCCGCTTCCCCCTGACCTCCAGTCGTTCGCCGAACGTCATGCACAGCCCACGGCCGCGCCACTTTGA
- the plsX gene encoding phosphate acyltransferase PlsX: protein MTTLAIDCMGGDHGLRVTLPACRRFLDAHPDASLLLVGAGEALSGFQHPRATVVHAAEVVAMDDAVEVALRKKKNSSMRVAIQQVKEGKAQAAVSAGNTGALMALARYLLKTVDGIDRPAIAYPLPNAKGGATTVLDLGANVDCNEQHLLQFAVMGSALVSALNGKEQPTVGLLNIGEEIIKGNEVIKRAGELLRSAAAAGDLNFHGNVEGNDIFKGTTDIVVCDGFVGNVALKTSEGLASMIGGFLREEFSRNIFTKVAALAVYPVLAAFKNRVDYRRYNGAALLGLRGLVFKSHGSADDFAFGQALVRAYDAARNNLLDRVQARIAHAKPLLVGPSPDAQPLEAIASE, encoded by the coding sequence ATGACGACACTCGCCATCGACTGCATGGGAGGCGACCATGGCCTGCGTGTCACGCTGCCCGCGTGCCGCCGCTTCCTGGACGCCCACCCCGACGCCAGCCTGCTGCTCGTGGGGGCCGGCGAGGCCCTGAGCGGCTTCCAGCACCCCCGCGCCACCGTGGTCCACGCGGCCGAGGTGGTGGCGATGGACGACGCGGTCGAGGTCGCGCTGCGCAAGAAGAAGAATTCGTCGATGCGGGTGGCGATCCAGCAGGTCAAGGAAGGCAAGGCGCAGGCCGCCGTGTCGGCCGGCAACACCGGTGCGCTGATGGCGCTGGCGCGCTACCTCCTCAAGACGGTGGACGGCATCGACCGGCCGGCCATCGCCTATCCCCTGCCCAATGCCAAGGGCGGCGCCACCACGGTGCTCGATTTGGGGGCCAACGTCGATTGCAACGAGCAGCACCTGCTGCAGTTCGCGGTGATGGGGTCGGCGCTGGTGTCGGCGCTGAACGGCAAGGAGCAGCCCACGGTGGGCCTGCTGAACATCGGCGAGGAAATCATCAAGGGCAACGAGGTGATCAAGCGGGCCGGCGAACTGCTGCGCTCCGCCGCCGCCGCCGGCGACCTCAATTTCCACGGCAACGTGGAGGGCAACGACATCTTCAAGGGCACCACCGACATCGTGGTGTGCGACGGCTTCGTGGGCAACGTGGCCCTGAAGACCAGCGAGGGCCTGGCCAGCATGATCGGCGGCTTCCTGCGCGAGGAGTTCTCGCGCAACATCTTCACCAAGGTGGCCGCGCTGGCCGTCTATCCGGTGCTGGCGGCCTTCAAGAACCGGGTCGACTACCGCCGCTACAACGGCGCCGCACTGCTGGGCCTGCGAGGCCTGGTCTTCAAGAGCCATGGCTCGGCCGATGACTTTGCGTTCGGCCAGGCCCTGGTGCGGGCGTATGATGCGGCCCGCAACAACTTGCTCGATCGCGTCCAGGCGCGCATCGCCCACGCGAAGCCCCTTCTGGTGGGCCCGTCGCCCGATGCCCAGCCGCTGGAGGCGATCGCTTCCGAATGA
- a CDS encoding heme biosynthesis HemY N-terminal domain-containing protein, translated as MRAALWLLVLFAIAVAIALFAGNNQGTVTVFWPPYRVDLSLNLVLLLLLAAFLFLHAALRALAALFDLPRQALRWRNQQKERSMHALLLDALSHLLAGRFIRARKSAEAALVQETSLAAAGAGPGNGPQLRTLAHLLAAESAQSLQDRSGREEHLKRALEQSGARDAQETHEGALMRAARWSLDDRDPQAAMGWLDELPSGAGRRTIALRMKLKAARLARRTGDALETARLLAKHRAFSPDAAASLVRGLAIDLLNAAHEPAQLQRAWAELEPAERSMPELAIHAARRLVLLGGDTHLARDWLLPVWEKQHELGDSLKVKLVEALELGLDSIDGAWLARIEAAQRANPRDATLQYLAGMACMRRQLWGKAHQLLRQALLALQDARLHRNAARALAELAEERGDEDAAAVAWKQAAQD; from the coding sequence GTGCGGGCTGCCCTCTGGCTCCTGGTGCTGTTCGCCATCGCGGTGGCGATCGCGCTGTTCGCCGGCAACAACCAGGGCACCGTCACGGTGTTCTGGCCGCCGTACCGGGTCGACCTCTCGCTGAACCTGGTGCTGCTGCTGCTGCTGGCCGCGTTCCTGTTCCTGCACGCCGCCCTGCGCGCGCTCGCGGCCCTGTTCGACCTGCCGCGCCAGGCGCTGCGCTGGCGCAACCAGCAGAAGGAGCGCAGCATGCATGCGCTGTTGCTGGACGCCCTGTCGCACCTGCTCGCCGGTCGCTTCATCCGCGCGCGCAAGTCGGCCGAGGCCGCGCTGGTGCAGGAGACCTCGCTCGCGGCGGCGGGGGCGGGCCCGGGCAATGGCCCGCAACTGCGCACCCTGGCCCACCTGCTGGCCGCCGAGAGCGCGCAGTCGCTGCAGGATCGCTCCGGCCGCGAGGAGCACCTCAAGCGGGCGCTCGAACAGAGCGGCGCCCGCGATGCGCAGGAGACGCACGAGGGCGCCCTGATGCGCGCGGCGCGCTGGTCGCTGGACGATCGCGACCCGCAGGCCGCCATGGGCTGGCTCGACGAGCTGCCCAGCGGCGCCGGCCGCCGCACCATCGCCCTGCGCATGAAGCTCAAGGCGGCACGGCTGGCCCGGCGCACCGGCGACGCCCTGGAAACGGCGCGCCTGCTGGCCAAGCACCGCGCCTTTTCGCCCGATGCCGCTGCCAGCCTGGTGCGCGGCCTGGCCATCGACCTGCTGAACGCGGCCCACGAGCCGGCGCAGCTGCAGCGGGCCTGGGCGGAGCTCGAGCCGGCCGAACGCTCGATGCCGGAACTGGCCATCCACGCCGCTCGGCGGCTGGTGCTGCTGGGTGGCGACACGCACCTGGCGCGCGACTGGCTGCTGCCCGTCTGGGAAAAGCAGCATGAGCTCGGCGACAGCCTGAAGGTCAAGCTGGTCGAGGCGCTGGAACTCGGACTGGACTCGATCGACGGTGCCTGGCTGGCCCGCATCGAGGCGGCCCAGCGCGCCAACCCGCGCGACGCCACGCTGCAGTACCTGGCCGGCATGGCGTGCATGCGCCGCCAGCTGTGGGGCAAGGCCCACCAGCTGCTGCGCCAGGCCCTGCTGGCCCTGCAGGATGCCCGCCTGCACCGCAATGCCGCCCGCGCGCTGGCAGAACTGGCCGAGGAGCGGGGCGACGAGGATGCGGCAGCCGTGGCCTGGAAGCAGGCCGCGCAGGACTGA
- a CDS encoding Rne/Rng family ribonuclease, with the protein MKRMLINATQAEERRLAIVDGQKLLDYEIEIEGREQRKGNIYKAVVTRVEPSLEACFVDYGEDRHGFLPFKEISKQYFAPGVSASQARINEAIREGQELLVQVEKEERGNKGAALTTFISLAGRYVVLMPNNPRGGGVSRRIEGDDRAELKEAMDQLEYPNGMSIIARTAGIGRTAPELQWDLNYLLKLWNAIDGAAKGGKGAFLIYQESSLVIRCIRDYFNNDIGDILIDTDEIYDQAQQFMAHVMPEHAARVKRYRDDAPLFSRFQIEHQIESAYAREVKLPSGGVIVIDHTEALVSIDVNSARAIKGGDIEETATRTNLEAADEVARQMRLRDLGGLIVIDFIDMEESKNRREVENRLRDALRQDRARVQFGTISKFGLMEMSRQRLRPALSEGASIPCPRCGGHGHIRDTESSALQILRIIQEESMKDSTAAVHCQVPVEVASFLLNEKRTEIAKIELKQRIAVIMVPNKSLETPHYKLERLKHDDPRLDNLKASYHMAEDVEEKTEVTRRSQERSNKQDPIIKGVLPDVPAPIAEPRPERKPVEAAPPAAAPAAAAHRAPARSPAPTAAPAAEPSFFAWFKSLFAPAAAPATPPVAAAPAVVAKPEGERREGREGRGERGERGERDGRRGGRGRGRGGEGRGGEGRREGEPRRERAAAEGVEGQPPRIGEEGRRERQPRGERAENREPRGERGDREPREAREGRESREAREAREPREGREMREPREPREPREPREPREARGDRPPRERRDERRPDEQRPAVDGAEQPAELDAQPRGERAPRGERGERGERGEGRRERGERRPREGAPQALSEGAVVEGQDNAFALAAGAAAQPEGDAGAGLNGEERREPRRSRDRYGRDRRDRPGREDAPAAEGMEPTDAAPATGADAAEQGERRPRYATGFVSDEGAAPAAEQVPAAAPQPAAPAQPAVAPIAVQAAAPAQAPVEAPTAKGLPKVTPFQLPIDQLAQVAASSGLQWVNSDADKIAAVRAAIAAEPKPIHVPRERPPVVVIDEGPLVLVETRRDLSDMKLPFEQQPPSAPLQ; encoded by the coding sequence ATGAAGCGGATGCTGATCAATGCCACGCAGGCCGAAGAGCGCCGGCTGGCCATCGTCGACGGGCAAAAGCTCCTCGACTACGAAATCGAGATCGAAGGGCGCGAACAGCGCAAGGGCAACATCTACAAGGCCGTCGTCACGCGCGTCGAGCCGTCGCTGGAGGCCTGCTTCGTCGACTACGGCGAGGATCGCCACGGCTTCCTGCCGTTCAAGGAAATCTCCAAGCAGTACTTCGCCCCCGGCGTGTCGGCCTCCCAGGCCCGCATCAACGAAGCGATCCGGGAAGGCCAGGAGCTGCTGGTCCAGGTCGAGAAGGAAGAGCGCGGCAACAAGGGCGCGGCCCTCACCACGTTCATTTCTCTAGCTGGCCGCTACGTCGTGCTGATGCCCAACAACCCGCGCGGCGGCGGCGTCAGCCGGCGCATCGAGGGCGACGACCGGGCCGAGCTCAAGGAGGCGATGGACCAGCTGGAGTACCCCAACGGGATGTCCATCATCGCCCGCACCGCCGGCATCGGCCGCACCGCGCCCGAACTGCAGTGGGACCTGAACTACCTGCTCAAGCTCTGGAATGCCATCGACGGGGCCGCCAAGGGCGGCAAGGGCGCCTTCCTGATCTACCAGGAGTCGTCGCTGGTCATCCGCTGCATCCGCGACTACTTCAACAACGACATCGGTGACATCCTGATCGACACCGACGAGATCTACGACCAGGCGCAGCAGTTCATGGCGCACGTCATGCCCGAGCATGCCGCCCGGGTGAAGCGCTACCGCGACGACGCCCCGCTGTTCTCGCGCTTCCAGATCGAGCACCAGATCGAGTCGGCCTACGCCCGTGAGGTGAAGCTGCCCTCCGGCGGCGTGATCGTCATCGACCACACCGAAGCCCTGGTGTCCATCGACGTCAACTCGGCGCGCGCCATCAAGGGCGGCGACATCGAGGAGACGGCCACCCGCACCAACCTGGAGGCCGCCGACGAGGTGGCGCGCCAGATGCGACTGCGCGACCTCGGCGGCCTGATCGTCATCGACTTCATCGACATGGAGGAGAGCAAGAACCGCCGGGAGGTCGAGAACCGCCTGCGCGATGCGCTCCGCCAGGACCGCGCCCGCGTCCAGTTCGGCACCATCAGCAAGTTCGGCCTGATGGAGATGAGCCGCCAGCGGCTGCGCCCGGCCCTGTCCGAAGGGGCGTCCATCCCCTGCCCGCGCTGCGGCGGCCACGGCCACATCCGCGACACGGAAAGCTCGGCCCTGCAGATCCTGAGGATCATCCAGGAAGAGTCCATGAAGGACAGCACCGCCGCCGTGCACTGCCAGGTGCCGGTGGAAGTCGCGTCGTTCCTGCTCAACGAGAAGCGCACCGAGATCGCCAAGATCGAGCTCAAGCAGCGCATCGCCGTGATCATGGTGCCCAACAAGTCGCTGGAGACGCCGCACTACAAGCTGGAGCGGCTCAAGCACGACGACCCGCGCCTGGACAACCTGAAGGCCAGCTACCACATGGCCGAGGACGTCGAGGAGAAGACCGAGGTCACGCGCCGTTCGCAGGAGCGTTCCAACAAGCAGGACCCGATCATCAAGGGCGTGCTGCCCGACGTGCCGGCGCCCATCGCCGAGCCGCGTCCGGAGCGCAAGCCGGTCGAGGCCGCGCCGCCTGCCGCCGCCCCGGCTGCGGCCGCGCACCGTGCGCCCGCCCGCTCGCCGGCCCCGACCGCAGCGCCTGCGGCCGAGCCCAGCTTCTTCGCCTGGTTCAAGAGCCTGTTCGCTCCCGCTGCCGCGCCGGCCACCCCGCCTGTGGCAGCAGCGCCGGCAGTGGTCGCCAAGCCCGAGGGCGAGCGGCGTGAAGGCCGCGAAGGCCGTGGCGAACGCGGTGAGCGCGGCGAGCGCGACGGCCGCCGTGGTGGCCGTGGCCGCGGTCGCGGTGGCGAAGGCCGAGGTGGCGAAGGCCGCCGCGAGGGCGAGCCGCGCCGCGAGCGGGCCGCCGCCGAAGGCGTGGAAGGCCAGCCGCCGCGCATCGGTGAGGAAGGCCGCCGCGAGCGCCAGCCGCGTGGCGAGCGGGCCGAGAACCGCGAACCGCGTGGCGAGCGCGGTGATCGCGAACCGCGCGAAGCGCGTGAGGGCCGCGAGTCCCGAGAAGCACGGGAGGCCCGCGAGCCGAGGGAAGGCCGGGAGATGCGGGAGCCGCGCGAACCGCGGGAGCCCCGCGAGCCGAGGGAGCCGCGCGAGGCACGTGGCGACCGGCCACCGCGCGAGCGCCGCGACGAGCGCCGTCCCGACGAGCAGCGCCCCGCCGTGGATGGCGCCGAGCAGCCTGCCGAGCTGGACGCCCAGCCGCGTGGCGAACGTGCGCCGCGCGGTGAGCGCGGTGAACGTGGTGAGCGCGGCGAAGGCCGCCGTGAACGCGGCGAGCGCCGTCCGCGCGAAGGCGCGCCGCAGGCACTGAGCGAAGGTGCCGTGGTCGAAGGCCAGGACAACGCCTTCGCCCTCGCCGCCGGTGCCGCCGCGCAGCCGGAAGGCGACGCGGGTGCGGGCCTGAACGGGGAAGAGCGCCGCGAACCGCGCCGCTCCCGCGACCGCTACGGCCGCGACCGCCGCGACCGGCCGGGCCGCGAGGACGCCCCCGCTGCCGAAGGCATGGAGCCGACCGACGCCGCGCCCGCCACGGGTGCGGACGCTGCCGAGCAGGGCGAACGCCGTCCGCGCTACGCCACCGGCTTCGTGAGCGACGAAGGCGCCGCGCCGGCAGCCGAGCAGGTGCCGGCCGCCGCCCCGCAACCGGCCGCCCCCGCGCAGCCGGCCGTGGCCCCGATCGCCGTGCAGGCTGCGGCGCCGGCGCAGGCGCCGGTCGAAGCGCCGACCGCCAAGGGGCTGCCGAAGGTCACGCCGTTCCAGCTGCCGATCGACCAGCTGGCGCAAGTGGCGGCCAGTTCGGGCCTGCAGTGGGTCAACTCCGACGCGGACAAGATCGCGGCCGTCCGGGCCGCCATCGCTGCCGAGCCGAAGCCGATCCACGTGCCGCGTGAGCGCCCGCCCGTCGTCGTGATCGACGAAGGTCCGCTGGTGCTGGTGGAAACCCGCCGCGACCTGTCCGACATGAAGCTGCCGTTCGAGCAGCAACCGCCGTCGGCGCCGCTGCAGTAA
- a CDS encoding HAD family hydrolase — MHSPRPRHFDLIAFDWDGTLYDSTRVIVRCIQQAVVEVGGTRPSDNAAAYVIGMSLAQALARAAPDVPPEKYQELGARYRFHYHQHQDDLSLFDGVLPLLRELKERRHRLAVATGKSRRGLDDVLASEELHGVFDGSRTADETAGKPHPLMLQELMQEFGTEPSRTLMIGDTTHDLEMARTAGCPSVGVSYGAHEPQTFQVHEPLHVAHSVADLRDWLLAHA; from the coding sequence ATGCACAGCCCACGGCCGCGCCACTTTGACCTGATTGCCTTCGATTGGGACGGCACCCTGTACGACTCCACGCGCGTCATCGTGCGCTGCATCCAGCAGGCCGTCGTCGAAGTCGGGGGCACCAGGCCCAGCGACAACGCCGCCGCCTACGTCATCGGCATGAGCCTGGCGCAGGCGCTCGCCCGCGCCGCGCCCGACGTGCCGCCCGAGAAGTACCAGGAGCTGGGCGCGCGCTACCGCTTCCACTACCACCAGCACCAGGACGACCTTAGCCTGTTCGACGGCGTGCTGCCGCTGTTGCGGGAGCTGAAGGAGCGGCGCCACCGGCTGGCGGTGGCCACGGGCAAGTCGCGCCGCGGGCTCGACGACGTGCTGGCTTCGGAGGAACTGCACGGCGTGTTCGACGGCTCGCGCACGGCCGACGAGACCGCCGGCAAGCCGCATCCCCTCATGCTGCAGGAGCTGATGCAGGAGTTCGGCACCGAGCCGTCGCGCACGCTCATGATCGGCGACACCACCCACGACCTGGAGATGGCGCGCACCGCCGGCTGCCCGAGCGTGGGCGTGAGCTACGGGGCGCACGAGCCGCAGACCTTCCAGGTCCACGAGCCGTTGCACGTGGCCCATTCGGTGGCCGACCTGCGGGACTGGCTGCTCGCCCACGCGTGA